The proteins below are encoded in one region of Lactuca sativa cultivar Salinas chromosome 3, Lsat_Salinas_v11, whole genome shotgun sequence:
- the LOC111891091 gene encoding uncharacterized protein LOC111891091: MEVGSGNEELRQEEDTRRMLFDNLTPSWSNNDLNVLYQSPLFDEKDHGTGPDCSFYLNDEHYKHGYYLADGKYPSWAVCVKAYPYLVTDKKIQFKAAQVSARKDVERAFGVLKGRWDILKMPARAMTVKTTKNIMYVCIILHNMILKHEGDAISPVYQPDPPTDKVDDQEIIH, encoded by the exons ATGGAAGTTGGAAGTGGGAATGAAGagcttaggcaagaagaagatacaagaaggatgttgttCGACAACTTGACCCCCT CATGGTCTAACAATGATTTAAACGTCCTCTACCAATCACCATTGTTTGATGAGAAAGATCATGGAACAGGACCCGATTGTTCATTTTATCTGAATGATGAACACTACAAACATGGTTACTATCTTGCGGATGGAAAATATCCATCATGGGCTGTATGTGTGAAGGCATATCCATATCTAGTTACCGACAAAAAGATACAGTTCAAGGCAGCACAAGTATCAGCAAGAAAGGATGTAGAACGTGCTTTTGGGGTCCTTAAAGGACGTTGGGACATATTAAAGATGCCAGCACGAGCTATGACGGTGAAGACAACAAAAAATATAATGTATGTGTGTATTATACTACACAATATGATATTAAAACATGAGGGTGATGCGATATCTCCTGTGTATCAGCCAGATCCACCCACCGACAAAGTTGATGACCAAGAAATAATACACTAA